In a genomic window of Amblyomma americanum isolate KBUSLIRL-KWMA chromosome 4, ASM5285725v1, whole genome shotgun sequence:
- the LOC144129485 gene encoding uncharacterized protein LOC144129485, which translates to MDLKALKKPLLLELAKNLGLDVLDQTRKPAIIAAIEALQADDDELSECLELIAEREKSEREAEQRNDKRLEKTLELKRLELEMLKARNESGESIAPSVGEPKSVRMKDLMQPYRKGEDIGLFFVNFERTREKAGFIRATWPQCLLTLLSGEAANVIARLCKEDSDNYDKVKSSLLKKYRMSAEAFRQKFRNAEKQRDESYPDFAYKLMANLGEWLKEAKAYDGSEKMMQCFGLEQFYRRLPEDIRHWVQDRQDVTTVSKAADLAEEFVSRRALDRKESPKKEYQNRKASGERGQLFKVKEQARSVESSERGAGIKEKAPEAEERQKKAFEKRRAPVCYNCQKPGHIAAVCKNPKVVCLSVDSNEENLKLLEPYIRDLVVNGKPCRVLRDSAATMDVVHPSYVEPGQFTGECAWIKQAVEANSVCLPIANISIEGPFGVLHTEAAVSASLPMQYPYLFSNRSDQLLRQKDLVFGEGTVYALTRSKARKIAAKAMPLEASSSIGTVEIEPPDASGEVLATATEEVNILGRPESSKNCMELKEAYGELLITPASDSLQRLLGVDRSSLIAEQRADSTLQNLRCREEEGVAKKNVLFQERSGVLYRRYHDRRGVQFDQLVVPKRYRRDLLHLVHGSSWSGHLGLRKTKDRLLQEFYWPGCFREVENFVKTCDTCQRVGKPGDKVKAPMKLVPVITEPFRRLVIDTVGPLPKQGLVTVTY; encoded by the coding sequence ATGGATCTGAAAGCATTAAAAAAGCCGCTTTTGCTGGAGTTGGCCAAAAATTTGGGTTTGGATGTCCTGGACCAAACAAGAAAGCCAGCCATCATCGCGGCTATCGAGGCACTTCAGGCAGACGACGATGAGCTCTCAGAATGTCTGGAGCTAATTGCGGAAAGAGAGAAATCAGAGCGGGAAGCAGAACAGAGAAATGATAAACGCTTAGAGAAAACGCTTGAGCTTAAGCGTCTTGAACTGGAGATGCTAAAGGCTCGAAACGAAAGCGGTGAGAGCATAGCACCTAGCGTAGGAGAGCCCAAGTCGGTCAGAATGAAAGACCTTATGCAACCTTATAGGAAAGGAGAGGACATAGGTCTGTTTTTTGTAAACTTCGAGCGCACGCGCGAGAAGGCAGGGTTTATCAGGGCAACGTGGCCACAGTGCTTGCTGACTCTATTGTCAGGTGAGGCTGCCAATGTGATTGCCCGCTTGTGTAAGGAAGATTCAGACAACTACGACAAAGTGAAGTCTAGTCTGCTGAAAAAGTACAGAATGTCAGCTGAGGCATTCCGTCAAAAATTTCGCAACGCCGAGAAGCAGAGGGATGAGTCATACCCAGACTTCGCGTACAAGCTGATGGCTAACCTGGGAGAATGGCTAAAAGAAGCTAAGGCGTATGACGGAAGCGAGAAAATGATGCAATGCTTCGGCCTCGAGCAGTTCTACCGTCGGTTGCCTGAAGACATAAGGCACTGGGTGCAAGACAGGCAAGACGTTACGACTGTCTCGAAGGCAGCTGACCTGGCAGAAGAGTTCGTCTCACGCCGTGCACTCGACAGAAAGGAAAGCCCCAAGAAAGAATACCAGAACAGGAAAGCATCTGGAGAGAGGGGGCAACTTTTCAAAGTGAAGGAGCAGGCACGGAGTGTAGAATCTTCAGAAAGGGGCGCGGGGATAAAAGAGAAAGCacctgaagcagaagagcgccaaaagaaagcatttgaaaagAGACGGGCGCCGGTGTGCTATAACTGCCAAAAGCCGGGACATATAGCGGCGGTGTGCAAAAACCCAAAAGTTGTTTGCTTGTCAGTGGACAGCAACGAGGAAAATTTGAAGCTTCTAGAGCCCTACATCCGAGATCTTGTAGTGAATGGAAAGCCGTGTCGCGTGCTGCGAGATTCGGCAGCTACAATGGACGTAGTCCACCCATCGTATGTAGAGCCAGGGCAATTCACCGGGGAGTGTGCCTGGATTAAACAGGCGGTGGAAGCCAATAGCGTGTGCCTTCCTATTGCTAACATAAGCATTGAAGGCCCCTTTGGAGTACTTCACACGGAGGCTGCCGTGTCAGCCAGCCTGCCGATGCAGTACCCCTATCTGTtttcaaacagatcagatcaactgCTGCGGCAGAAGGACCTCGTGTTCGGGGAGGGGACTGTCTACGCGCTAACTCGCTCGAAAGCACGAAAAATTGCCGCTAAGGCCATGCCGCTGGAAGCGTCAAGTAGCATTGGTACGGTGGAAATTGAGCCTCCTGACGCGTCAGGAGAGGTCCTCGCAACGGCGACTGAAGAAGTAAACATTCTGGGCAGGCCTGAAAGTAGCAAAAATTGTATGGAGCTTAAAGAGGCCTATGGTGAGCTTCTGATAACACCGGCATCTGATAGCCTGCAAAGATTGCTAGGGGTTGACCGATCGTCCTTGATAGCTGAACAAAGGGCAGACTCCACACTGCAGAATCTTAGGTGCCGGGAGGAAGAAGgtgttgcaaagaaaaatgtgctATTTCAAGAAAGGTCCGGGGTACTCTATCGTAGGTATCATGATCGCAGAGGGGTACAGTTCGACCAGTTAGTCGTGCCTAAACGCTACCGTCGTGATCTTTTGCACTTGGTTCATGGTAGTTCGTGGTCGGGTCATTTAGGGCTCAGGAAAACGAAGGACCGCTTGCTGCAGGAGTTCTACTGGCCGGGATGCTTTCGGGAGGTAGAGAATTTTGTAAAGACCTGCGACACATGTCAACGGGTGGGCAAGCCAGGGGATAAGGTGAAAGCCCCAATGAAGCTCGTTCCGGTGATCACAGAGCCATTTCGACGGCTCGTGATTGACACGGTCGGCCCCCTTCCCAAACAGGGTCTGGTTACTGTCACATATTGA